The Sphaerisporangium siamense genome includes the window CGCTCGCCGAGGTAGCAGTACCGGGTGTCATGGGTACCGCCTTCGGCATTGTCATAGTGCGGGATCACGGCCGCGATCAGTCCCAGCGGCGCGAGCAGGTCGAGCCCGTCACGCCAGTGCGGCTCGGCGCCGACCTTGTAGATCTCGTAGACCGGGACGGCGGCCACTCCCGCCGTGCAGGCCGCGGCCGAGGCGAGCACCGTCACGCCCCGGGACGGCCGCACTCGGGCCCGCAGGTCGGACGCGACGCCAGTGGCCGTCCACCGGTCCAGGGCGTAGGTGGGGCTGCCGGGGCCGGAGAAGACCCAGTCGGCGCGGCCGAGGGGCTCGCCGGGACGCGCGGCCTCCACGGCCAGCCCGACGCTGGTGGCGAAGTACTTGCGGGCGCGGGCGGAGATGTCGGCGGCGTTCTCCTGGAAGGCGTACGGGGTGTCGAGCAGCGTCGCCCGGGGACGGGGGCCGAGCCGGCGGGCGAGCGAGCGGTGCACCTCCACCATCGTGGGGCTCGTCTCCCCCGAACCCATCAGCGCCAGCACTCCCGGCAGATCGCGCATCCTGCCCGCCTCCCTGCATGACCCACTAAAGCCATGCACACGGGCCGTGCACAACGCAAGTGCAGTGATGCATATAAGCTGCTGTTGCATAGAGCTCGCAACTACAGATCGGAAGGCTCACTCGGGGGAATGGGACGGGAACGCATGATCGATGACAGCGCCGTCCTCCCACCGGTCTCGGTCGAGGTGCTGGCACTGCGCGTCAACGCCTCGGGGACCTGGGCCTATCGCCGGTCGACCACGGCGCCCGTCCCTGGGGAGAGCCCCGACGAGGCCGCCCGGCGCCTCGCGCGCGTGCCCGCCGACGTCCCGTACACCGTCGTGCACTCCACGAGCTGGCGTTACCGGCCGGTGGGCCAGGTCGTGCTGACCTACGCCGTCTGCCCCGACCCGACGCCGGAGCTGCCCGCGATCGAGCTGCCCGTCCTGTGCCTGAGCGCCGGCGCGACCCCGGCCGCTCCCACGCCCGAGCACCTCGACGTCGCCAACGTCGCCGCGCACGCGATCCGGCACCTGGCGTTCCTCAAGGCCACCGACGCCGTCGTGGGCGACGCCCTCGGCGCGCACCCGCGCGTGGGCCGGGCACTGGACGGCCTCGCAGAGGTGGCGGCCGTCGCCGGCCAGCGGTAGACGAGTAGGACGGGTAGGACGGGTATCGACCCGTTCAGGTGCTCGCATCTCCGCCGGAGCCGGAAAGGAGCAGCCCAGATGTCACCTTTGCGGGCTGCGCTCCGTATGCGACCATGGGCGGCGAAAGGCGACGGCGGAACGAGGAAGCCGGTGTGAATCCGGCGCGGTCCCGCCACTGTGATCGGCGAGCGGACTCCGACGAGGCCACTGCCCCGTAAGGGCGGGAAGGCCGGGGCGAGCTTCGACCCGAGAGCCAGGAGACTCACGCGGTCGCCTCCTCGATGAAGCTGGGGCGGATCTCCCCTGAGAGGAAGGCGTGATCGATATGTCCAGGCGATCGTTCTCCTCGCTGCCGCGAGGTGACCGTACTTCGCGAGCCCGCGCGCGCATGGCACTTCTCGCCGGTCCGTGGCCACTCGTGGAGTGGTCCGGCGGCACCGCTCCGTGCTGACGACCGTTCCCCTCGGGAGAGGATCCGGCATGACGGGCAAACGTCCGCTGACTTTGCTGCTCGCGTTCGCTTCGGCCGTACTGGTGACCGGCTGTGGCGGCGCCACAATCGTCGACAGAGCCACCCCTGAAAACGCCACCGCGCCCGGTTTCCCGGTGACGATGGCCAACTGCGGCGTGACCACCACCTACGAGCGGCCGCCGCGGCGGGCGGTGTCGCTGAACCAGCACGCGACCGAGGTCATGCTGGCGCTCGGCCTGGAGAAGTCCATGATCGGCACAGGGTACCTGGACGATCGGATCCTCCCGGAATACCGGGCGGCCTACGACGGGATCAAGGTGCTGTCCAAGGAGTACCCCTCGTACGAGGCTCTGCTGGCGGCCGAGCCGGACTTCGTCTACGGCGGCTTCGCCACCACTTTCGACGAGAAGGAGGGGCGCGGCCGGACCGCGCTCGCCGGCGCCGGGATCGATACGTACCTGAACATCGAGGAATGCGCGTCGACGCCGGTGACCTTGGACATGACGGATCAGGAGATCCGTAACGTCGCCAAGATCTTCGGGGTGCCGGACCGCGCCGAGCGGGAGGTGCGTCGGCTGCACACCACGCTGGACGCCGTCGGGAAGAAGGTCGCCGGAGCGCCGCCGGTCAAGCTGTTCGTCTACGACAGCGGGGACAAGACCGCCTTCACGGCGGGCGGCGCCGGCGTCGGGAACGAGATGATCAAACGGGCGGGTGGAGCCAACCTGTTCGCCGACCTGCCCAAGACGTTCGGCGACGTCTCATTCGAGCAGGTGGCCGAGCGCGCGCCCGAGGTCATCGTGATCTACGACTACGGCGACCAGCCGGTGGAGGACAAGAAGCGGTTCCTGCTGTCCAACCCCGCGCTCAAGGACGTACCGGCGATCAAGAACAAGCGCTTCGCGGTGCTCCCACTGTCCTCCACGGTGCTCGGCGTCCGCGTGCCCGCCGGGGTGGAGTCGCTGGCTCGCCAGATCCACCCCGACCGCTTCCGGTGACGGAGACGACCCGCACGACCGAGACGACCGGCACGGCGGAGGCGACCGGCGCCGCCACGCCGTCCCGGCCGCCGGGCGACGCGAGGCGTGGCCGCAGCCGTCTCCCGTTCACGCTCGTGCTCGTCCTGCTCGGCGGGCTGGCCCTGGTGGCGGCCACGGTCGGCATCTCCGCCGGCTCGATCAGCGTTCCGGCCGGACAGGTCTGGGGGATCCTGCTGCACCGGGTCCACGCCTCCCTTGCCACGCCGACCTGGACACCGGTGCGCGAGACGATCGTCATGGACGTACGGCTCCCCCGGGTGCTGCTGTGCGCCGTGATCGGAGCCGGCCTGTCGGTGTGCGGCATGGCGCTGCAGGCGCTGGTGCGCAACCCGCTGGCGGATCCGATGCTGCTGGGGGTGTCCTCGGGCGCGAGCGTCGGCGCGGTGGCCGTCGTGGTGTTCAACGTGTCGCTGTTCGGGATCTTCTCCCTGCCCGTGGCGGCGTTCTTCGGCGCCCTGGCCGCGCTGGTCGCGGTGTACTTCCTGGCCAGGTCCGGCGGCCGGATGACGACGGTACGGCTGGTGCTGGCGGGCGTGGCGACGGCCGAGGTGCTCTCGGCGGTCGCCAGTTTCCTCGTCGTGACGTCCAACGACCCGCACAAGACGCAGTCGGCGCTGCGCTGGATGCTCGGCGGGCTGGCCGGCACCACATGGGCAGTGGTATGGATCCCGGCCGCGGTGGTCGTGGCCGGGACGGTGGTGCTGCTCGGCCTCACGCGCCCGCTCAACCTGCTGCTGGCGGGCGAGGAGGCCGCCGCGTCCCTCGGGCTGGACGTGCACCGGTTCCGGGCCGCGCTGTTCGTGCTGGTCGCGATGATGATCGGCGCGATCGTCGCGGTGAGCGGCTCCATCGGGTTCGTCGGCCTCATCATGCCGCACGTGGCACGGCTGCTCCTCGGTGCCGACCACCGGCGTGCGCTGCCCGTGGTCGCGCTGCTCGGCGCGGCGTTCCTGATCGTCGCCGACCTGGCCGCGCGCACGCTCATCCGTCCCGAGGAGATCCCGGTCGGCATCCTGACCGCCCTGGTCGGCGGCCCGTTCTTCCTCTGGCTCATGCGGAGGGCCCGATGACGCCCGGCGCCCTGAGGGCGCACCAGG containing:
- a CDS encoding ABC transporter substrate-binding protein, yielding MTGKRPLTLLLAFASAVLVTGCGGATIVDRATPENATAPGFPVTMANCGVTTTYERPPRRAVSLNQHATEVMLALGLEKSMIGTGYLDDRILPEYRAAYDGIKVLSKEYPSYEALLAAEPDFVYGGFATTFDEKEGRGRTALAGAGIDTYLNIEECASTPVTLDMTDQEIRNVAKIFGVPDRAEREVRRLHTTLDAVGKKVAGAPPVKLFVYDSGDKTAFTAGGAGVGNEMIKRAGGANLFADLPKTFGDVSFEQVAERAPEVIVIYDYGDQPVEDKKRFLLSNPALKDVPAIKNKRFAVLPLSSTVLGVRVPAGVESLARQIHPDRFR
- a CDS encoding FecCD family ABC transporter permease, encoding MTETTRTTETTGTAEATGAATPSRPPGDARRGRSRLPFTLVLVLLGGLALVAATVGISAGSISVPAGQVWGILLHRVHASLATPTWTPVRETIVMDVRLPRVLLCAVIGAGLSVCGMALQALVRNPLADPMLLGVSSGASVGAVAVVVFNVSLFGIFSLPVAAFFGALAALVAVYFLARSGGRMTTVRLVLAGVATAEVLSAVASFLVVTSNDPHKTQSALRWMLGGLAGTTWAVVWIPAAVVVAGTVVLLGLTRPLNLLLAGEEAAASLGLDVHRFRAALFVLVAMMIGAIVAVSGSIGFVGLIMPHVARLLLGADHRRALPVVALLGAAFLIVADLAARTLIRPEEIPVGILTALVGGPFFLWLMRRAR